In Sparus aurata chromosome 24, fSpaAur1.1, whole genome shotgun sequence, the genomic stretch tatctgcagcacagctgaaggattttataacacaagttgttacctgaatgtttcttcatgacaacttgtgagttgtgtgtgagttgttgtgtagtgacctcatagaaactaacagtcagttaaagtgatgttggtctgtaaaagtcactaaagctgctttgttgaaccaaagtaacaacaactgaacatgtgTTTGACCTTTAcactctcattaaacacacaagtcatcagATTTCACTGATATGATTTATACAATGTGATTAATGTGTAACTCTAACAGCCTCTTCGGGCGGCGCCGGTCCAAAGTCtcattcactgtgatggttGTGGTGCAGACAGTCGTGTCCGTGTGAACCTCCACctgaaggtaatgtaacacatttaaaatgtttgactggTTAACACAAGCTGTCGTTAGCTTAGCAACACTAGAAACAACAATCTGGACATGAAATAATGTTTGTATTGAGCTGATGACCTGAAATGAATATTTAGTTGCAAGAAGTAGAAATTCGTGACTGaagtacctcagaattgtaGTTCCGTAtagtactcaagtaaatgtactcCATGACACCATCTAGTGGACTGACAGTAGAAGTGCAGCATTCATGTGACGCTGATatgaagcagccaatcagaggaggagcagctgatgttctgacaggagacatgatggaaaggctgatttcagttgatgtgcagatgaatgatttgtgtttcctctccagatcaaagtgtgtgtgagttgagcagcatgaatcagtgtgaggacagagaggagggaggccctccctctaacaccactggacctggacctgaacccggacctgaacctggacctggacctggacctggacctgagcccagctgtgttcCCATCAAGAGTCTCATTAATTTGTCTGAtggacaaccagctcctgctgtaaagaggtgagctgttaataacattaatatgtgactgattcatgttttaactgtggagaaagatgttttttgaaacctgatgtttattttcagcttcgttcttcttcacttaagtTTATATTCTCACAaatagtttggtccaatattctctgaaggtttattcctgatgttttccactattttatggacagaagcttctgtgtctgaagactagaaagtgaattaacatctctggtggtcttcttctctgtccaacaggagaccagcctctactggacctggacctggacctggacctgagcccagctgtgtttccttcaagagtAACGAGTCAGTAGATCGTTACATTGGTTTCGGAGAAAAACCTTCTGCTggaaagaggtgagctgttaataacatgaaaatatgactgattcatgtttttacgttatttattcagagaaatttgtttaaacttgtttttttcatcttcgGTCTTCTTTacttaaatgtatcttctcactttagaaagctgcccaatagaaccagtcttcaactcttcatttcacttcattgaattagtttggtccaatattctctgaaggtttattcctgatgttttccactatttcatggacagaagcttctgtgtctgaaaactagaaagtgaattaacatctctggttgtcttcttctctgtccaacaggagaccagcatCTACTGGACCAGGAcatggacctgaacctggacctgaacccagctgtgtgtccttcaagagtgacgaGTCAGTAGATCGTTACATTGGTTTCGGAGAAAAACCTTCTGCTggaaagaggtgagctgttaataacatgaaaatatgactgattcatgttttacgttatttattcagagaaatttgtttaaacttgtttttttcagctttgttcTTCTTTACTTAAATTTatattctcactttagaaagctgcccaatagaaccagtcttcaactcttcatttcactttattgaattagtttggtccaatattctctgaaggtttattcctgatgttttccactattttatggacagaagcttctgtgtctgaagactagaaagtgaattaacatctctggtggtcttcttctctgtccaacaggaaaCCAGACTCTACTgcacctggacctggacctggacctgagcccagctgtatgtccttcaagagtgatgAGTCAGTAGATCGTTACATTGGTTTTGGAGAAAAACCTTTTGCTGGAAGGAGGTGAGCTGTTagtaacattaatatgtgactgattcatgttttatgttatttattcagAGAAATGAGTTGAAACTTTTTTCATCATTGTTCTTCTTTCGTACATTTATATTCTCACATGTGAAAGCTGCCCAGTTGAACCAGTTTTCAtctcttcagtccagtttaacaTTTGTCTGATGACTGGTTGAGTGTAACATAGTGATTTTATTCAGGCTAACAGATGCTAGCTGCTAACAGGATAATTGTGACTCCACTATGTTCCTCCATTAAGTCGTCAAGTCTggttttcagtcatgtgacaACAGAAGTTGAGACATGTCAATCGTGGCCATTTGTCAAAACATCTATATTCATTTGACCTGAGAAGACGTTTGTGGAATACAATACTTGAAAGCTCATTATAGCTGAGCTGATGGCCGTGTTGTCTGCTCTCTGGCTCGTGATTATACAAAGACGTCGCAGGAGGGAAAAAGTGGTTTGTtccacccctcccacacaccgtgctgattcgctagcacactgccaatcagaatggtcctGATCggacaaccaatcagagtatcgGATGGCATCCAATCCTccgacagccaaccttctcagactttTCATGTTGAATCAGACCAGACAACGTCAGCGTGGCTCCAAAAGCTTcgaacgcagctgaacacactggacagatttgttcccaaaatcgtccgagtctccccaaacgcttcagaggGCCAacgttgggccggtgtgttcctgccctTAAATGAGATAAGATGAATCTTTACTGATCCCCGTAAGAGAAATTAAATTTGACAGAAGCAGAAGAAATAATCCGTGTTGCAACAAGTAGCAGCCTGAGGGAGGAGGTGActaagataaaaaataaaacaaaatgtaataaaactaAACATATATCCAGGATATTAAAGTCCTGACTCCTGATCCTGCTCCTCTGTCATCCATCACTGCTGATGCTCAGGCAGACCTTAGCCAAACTACAATCAGACATGCAGTATGCTTCTGTAGGGTCTGGTGTGGTAGACGTGGCGATAATCACCcaaaagcaacaaaagaaaaagtcgATAATTAACTTTAGACTcacacaaatcagacaaatgaaatatcaaaatattcttcatgattcctccacagagtcgaccaggagagctcagaggttcccagaggtccgtctgtccagcagcatcagacacacctggactccatatttatggtctgtacatgaacaacaactatttttacatccagtctgttcacaataatctccatgctgcactttacagaccagtggtgaatctgtccaacatggatctgatgtttggctccatgatgttaaatgttgtcattcacataatattctgtttcagctgctggaggagaacattgtgacttttgtgaagaacgagctgaagaaggtccagaaggttctgagttcagattacccagaatgcttagagagtcagagggaggatgaggaggtgttggacggtgaggatgaagagcagagaaggagcagcagagaggcatttctgaagatcacacttcacttcctaaGGAGattgaagcaggaggagctggctaaCCGtatgcagagcagtaagaggatttctctaaagatttaacatgttgGATCATTGAGACAATTTGTAATGTCtcaacagatggaggaaaaacatggaaaacgTTGTTGTTGATGATATTTATATGTGCTACTTTAGCGGAGGGAAATTGTCTTATTTTCTTCATAAGTAACTTAATAaactttttgttgtgtgtttattcaggaaGCtattctgcagtttgtcagcgtaaacttaaatctaacctgcagaagaagttccagtgtgtgtttgaggggatcgctaaagcaggaaacccaacccttctgaatcagatctacacagagctctacatcacagagggagggactgcagaggtcaatgatgaacatgaggtcagacagattgaaacagcatccaggaaaccagacagaccagaaacaacagtcagacaagaagacatctttaaagcctcacctggaagagatgaaccaatcagaacagtgatgacaaagggagtggctggcatcgggaaaacagtcttaacacagaagttcactctggactgggctgaagacaaagacaaccaggacatacagttcacatttccattcactttcagagagctgaatgtgctgaaagagaaaaagttcagcttggttgAACTTGTTCATcatttcttcactgaaaccaaagaaatctgcagctttgaagagttccaggttgtgttcatctttgacggtctggatgagtgtcggcTTCCTCttgacttccacaacactgagatcctgagtgatgttagagagtccacctcagtggatgtgctgctgacaaacctcatcagggggaacctgcttccctctgctcgcctctggataaccacacgacctgcagcagccaatcagattcctcctgggtgtgttgacatggtgacagaggtcagagggttcactgacccacagaaggaggagtacttcaggaagagatttagagatgaggagcaggccagcagaatcatctcccacatgaagacatcacgaagcctccatatcatgtgccacatcccagtcttctgctggatcactgctacagttctggaggatgtgttgaagaccagagagagaggagagctgcccaagaccctgactgagatgtacatccagtTCCTGGTGGTTCAATCCAAAGTGAAGAACGttaagtatgatggaggagctgagacagatccacactggactccagagagcaggaagatggttgagtctctgggaaaactggcttttgatcagctgcagaaaggaaacctgatctactatgaatcagacctgatagagtgtggcatcgatatcacagcagcctcagtgtactcaggagtgttcacacagatctttaaagagcagagtggactgtaccaggacaaggtgttctgcttcgtccatctgagtgttcaggagtttctggctgctcttcatgtccatctgatgttcatcaactctggagtcaatctgaTGTCAGAGAAACCAATAATACGTCGTCCATCTGCAGAGACAAAtctctaccagagtgctgtggaccaggccttacagagtccaaatggacacctggacttgttcctccgcttcctcctgggtctttcactgcagaccaatcagactctCCTACGAGATCTGCAGACACGGACAGGAAGTTGCTCACAGACCAATCGGAAAACAGTCAAGTACATGAAaaagaagatcagtgagaatctgtctccagagagaagcatcaatctgttccactgtctgaatgaactgaacgatcattctctagtggaggagatccaacagtccctgagttcaggaagtctctccacagataaactgtctcctgctcagtggtcagctctggtcttcatcttactgtcatcagaaaaagatctggatgtgtttgacctgaagaaatactctgcttcagaagAGGCTCTtttgaggctgctgccagtggtcaaagcctctaACAAAGCTCagtaagtgtggagaagtttcttcagaatgcagtaaatgtgctgttgttGACGCAAATAGAAATATTATTTCAttgttctgctcattattttttatccagactgagtggctgtaacctctcaaagagaagctgtgaagctctgtcctcagttctcagctcccagtcctctagtctgagagaactggacctgagtaacaacaacctgctggattcaggagtgaagcatctGTTTGTTGGACTGGGGAGTCCCCAATGTggacttgaaactctcaggtcagataaTTCGTAGTTTGTCTCaagttatttttgttatttatttaacgTTTGGattcaattctctctctctcttatgtcagaattcttgtgttttgaaaccatgctacttattattgtttcatgtctgttttttcaaGATGTAGTCTGgttgatttttcatatctccgacatattagagtaaaacagaaagcaaattcacatgtgctacaatgatataatatataatgtatcACTAATGTcattttcactgttcacgctcCAGGCTTAGTGTCTGTGGCCTCTCAGAGAGAAGTTGTGAAGCTCTGtcatcagttctcagctcccagtcttGTAGTGTGAGAGAACTGGATcagagtaacaacaacctgcaggattcttGAAATTCTTAGGTCaggattgattattttatttcattatttcaagtaactttacaattggagcaggtcttgatcATACTCCTAATATAATTCAATTGATTTAAGAGACCCAACATGTCCCATATGGGCAAGCACAcagaggtgagaaaaaaatgcCTTTATACAGTCAGAAATCTCAAGCAGAACCAGACTTAATGGTGAGCCACCATCTGTCTCAACTGGTTGGGTTAAGGGAGAGACAGACGCCCAAATCACACTGCCTCTTCTAGATAGGAATCTTATGTTGATATTCCACCTCACTGtaggtgtgaaagttacaaaggtggaaAGGGAACAGTTTCATTCTACCTCTGATCCTCCAACAGAGATAGTAACAGAGCCCCAACAGAGGTGAGATGACATCTGTGTGGACAGGAGTGTGATGTTCTGATAGTGTTCTCAGTCTGACAActtaacagatccttcactcatcaaagtaaCAATACAAAACCAATGACACCCCTgatctatatttatatttaaaatgtgggtcAGTCAGTCTATTCTGCACTTTAATCCTGACTTACATATCTCAACAACCATTGGATGGGTTGTCATGTAGATtttgacattcatgctcccctcaggatgaactgtagttactttggtgatcctctgactttacATCTGATGCTATCATcagttcatcattttaatctgtacaatatgttggttcatgaccaaatatttgcaaaactaatggtATTTCAACCAGCGTCAGTTATATTCTGTGTTTAGTGCTGATTAGTAAACGATTCAAAACTAAGATCATGAATATAATGAACGTTaaaacccttaaacacagatgtgcactgacTCATGAGGACTCTCAActgatctgtgatgtgtgttgttttgtgtgtccgcaggctgtcaggctgtctgatcacagaggaaggctgtacttctctggcctcagctctggactccaacccctcccacctgagagagctggacctgagctacaatcatccaggagactcaggagtgaagcagctttctgctcGGCTGGAAGATCCATGCTGTAgactggaaactctcaggtaggaagagtcctgctgcagacAGTCAGTTTCCCCcagtaactgtctttggcagcttatatgaggaaaaaactACTGCAGTTATACGTAGacaagcgtctgtcctcctgtctgtcctcccatcCATCCTCCCGACTctaaatcacatttctgcccgataAACaacgtctgtcaccggcaaaaaactttaactgaagtgtttgtattgaaaaataaatctctgtgACGGTCAGCTCTCCCGACTGACACTTCAGTGGACTTCAGTGGTCCCCACAAGTGACTGAGTCAGACAGCGTCAAGTTTGCTGATAGTAattcaggatctcaatcactacacattataacatcatccatatgattatatctacgggtttagattgacagaagGACACcggagaaacacacagacgtctcatcatgacgtgtaccaacacgcctctttaggagccgcagcgccggctttctgtacGAGCCTTTAAGACGGAGCTGCTTCACACTCTGTGAACAACCCATGTCGGAGAATTTGCGAACCACCGCTGCGGCGTTCATGCctcttctctgtgtgaatggagCCAGTGTGAGACTCTGTATCTCGATTGTAGACGGTTGGGAGGTCTGCTTTGTTTACTTCACCtccagttgttcagttcagttcaggagaaaaggcagcatagcTTGAAGCCAAGAGTTACAATTGAAGAGAGgaagataataaaaacatatgaaaatcAGCAGAGGGTTATCAAAACATTAACACTAAATCTAACTTCCACCACTACACTGCTGTGTTATGATATTAATAATAGCAATAGACCCtctgtgtcagatgtctgatcagaaaatactgaacctcaaattgaAAAGATTTCTGTGACACATAAATTAATTCATCGCTGACAGTTTATTTGTACCTCGGTGTGAAACAATTTACAGATGGTAACAACTGTCTGTGGCATCAGGTTAAAGTGAACAGAAGATATAAAACAGTCCAATAACAACGTTAGATGACACAAGGTGGAACCTTCCCGTCACATTACCATAACAGCAGCAGTGCATAGATTAATTTAAGATGGGCTCAGTGGTGCTGTCTTGGCTCCTGCcatgaggaacctgctgctccagctgagttTGGGCTGTTTCGGGTAGTTATCATTATTAGAGCCTGAAGGGGCAGAAAACGTTCAGTGTTTGCGCCTgcaaaatcaaatgacaaaagaaaacagttgaTCAATCATCCAATCCATTGATgttgcatgaatggacttttaatttctcttctgtggcagcaaacaacacatggtttcagtcactaactgagTCTATCCACACGCTTTTTGGCCGACTACAGtgataacagcagcactttactgtgactgcagcaacgtgctcgtagctctgtcacataccggagagactcactccctaccaacacaacacagagtagtatttgttgtcacaagttatagagctgcaactaacaactattttcataaccattttttttacatttccagcattttattaaaataataaaacattgctcttacattttcctctttagtcttgttcagttcactttcaaacaacttcatactgtaaaagcaacataaatgtatcagaggtgatgaaatgtctccattataagatgTGATCGTTGATTGTTCGGACTCAGCTGGACGATAAAGTTTCATCACGACGTTGCTCACACGCTTTTAACTGTATGAGGACTTCTGACTGACGTTACTGATGTAGGAGGAtgttggagggaggcagagatcatctgagagagattaaaacagtcaaTTTCACCTGAAGCTAATGTCTGCAGCtataaataataactgttagAGAAGTTAATCAGCTGAGATCTGAGGAGCTACTGTCAACTCTGCTGTTcaactc encodes the following:
- the LOC115576518 gene encoding NACHT, LRR and PYD domains-containing protein 12-like, with the protein product MSFKSDESVDRYIGFGEKPFAGRRVDQESSEVPRGPSVQQHQTHLDSIFMLLEENIVTFVKNELKKVQKVLSSDYPECLESQREDEEVLDGEDEEQRRSSREAFLKITLHFLRRLKQEELANRMQSRSYSAVCQRKLKSNLQKKFQCVFEGIAKAGNPTLLNQIYTELYITEGGTAEVNDEHEVRQIETASRKPDRPETTVRQEDIFKASPGRDEPIRTVMTKGVAGIGKTVLTQKFTLDWAEDKDNQDIQFTFPFTFRELNVLKEKKFSLVELVHHFFTETKEICSFEEFQVVFIFDGLDECRLPLDFHNTEILSDVRESTSVDVLLTNLIRGNLLPSARLWITTRPAAANQIPPGCVDMVTEVRGFTDPQKEEYFRKRFRDEEQASRIISHMKTSRSLHIMCHIPVFCWITATVLEDVLKTRERGELPKTLTEMYIQFLVVQSKVKNVKYDGGAETDPHWTPESRKMVESLGKLAFDQLQKGNLIYYESDLIECGIDITAASVYSGVFTQIFKEQSGLYQDKVFCFVHLSVQEFLAALHVHLMFINSGVNLMSEKPIIRRPSAETNLYQSAVDQALQSPNGHLDLFLRFLLGLSLQTNQTLLRDLQTRTGSCSQTNRKTVKYMKKKISENLSPERSINLFHCLNELNDHSLVEEIQQSLSSGSLSTDKLSPAQWSALVFILLSSEKDLDVFDLKKYSASEEALLRLLPVVKASNKAQLSGCNLSKRSCEALSSVLSSQSSSLRELDLSNNNLLDSGVKHLFVGLGSPQCGLETLRLSGCNLSKRSCEVLSSVLSSQSSSLRELDLSNNNLLDSGVKHLCVGLGSPQCRLETLRLSGCNLSKRSCEALSSVLSSQSSSLRELDLSNNNLLDSGVKHLSVGLGSPQCRLETLRLSGCNLSERSCQALSSVLSSQFCSLRELDLSNNNLQDPGVEQLSVGLESPHCRLETLRLIVCDLSERSCEALSSVLSSQSSSLRELDLSNNNLQDSGVKLLSAELKSPHCVLETLRVEPAGVRWLTPGLKKYSCELTVDTNTVSRNIKLSFNNRKMTHVEEDQSYPDHPVRFERWPQLLCRTGLTGRCYWEVEWSGRVIISVSYRRIRRKGGRDCVFGRNDQSWSLWCFDGGSYSVSHNNRRTDISSSSSSSYGRVAVYVDCPAGTLSFYRVSSDSLIHLHTFNTTFTETLYPGFGFWSSSGSSSVRLCAV